One Burkholderia pyrrocinia DNA segment encodes these proteins:
- a CDS encoding slipin family protein yields MNPVTLFLSAAFLFAALAVGALVNPYLALPLFIVAVLIALSVKVANVWEKFVILRVGKLQSVKGAGFFMIIPILDNVVAVIDERIQTTAFNAQEALTRDTVPVNVDAIIFWHVHDAQKAALAITDYRQAIDRVAQTSLREMIGSSMLATLLSDRKAADAHLAEEIGRKTADWGITVRSVETRDVAIPVALQDSMSRQAQAEREKQARVILGSAEAEVAAKFVEASRVYENHPAALQLRAMNIIYETTKERGATILIPSSMVDSLNPVLALAMAGHDVTESTSPPTLKTAA; encoded by the coding sequence ATGAACCCCGTCACACTATTTCTTTCCGCCGCCTTCTTGTTTGCCGCGCTAGCCGTTGGCGCCTTGGTCAATCCGTATCTCGCGTTACCCCTCTTCATCGTCGCCGTCCTTATCGCACTCTCCGTGAAAGTGGCAAATGTCTGGGAGAAGTTTGTGATCCTGCGTGTCGGGAAACTACAGAGCGTCAAGGGTGCCGGTTTTTTTATGATTATTCCGATACTGGACAACGTTGTCGCAGTGATCGACGAGCGCATTCAAACGACTGCGTTCAACGCACAGGAGGCACTTACCAGGGATACCGTGCCGGTCAACGTCGACGCCATCATTTTCTGGCACGTACACGACGCCCAGAAGGCGGCACTCGCCATCACTGATTACCGGCAGGCCATCGATCGCGTCGCGCAAACCTCGCTGCGGGAGATGATCGGTTCATCGATGCTGGCCACGCTGCTTTCCGATCGAAAAGCTGCCGATGCACATCTGGCGGAGGAGATCGGCAGAAAAACCGCAGATTGGGGTATCACGGTACGGTCCGTGGAAACCCGGGACGTAGCGATCCCCGTCGCGCTGCAGGATTCGATGTCACGGCAGGCGCAAGCCGAACGCGAGAAGCAGGCGCGCGTGATACTCGGGTCTGCAGAGGCCGAGGTGGCGGCGAAATTCGTCGAAGCTTCGCGAGTCTATGAAAATCACCCGGCCGCACTTCAATTGCGGGCCATGAACATCATCTATGAAACGACGAAGGAGCGCGGGGCCACGATCCTGATTCCGAGCTCGATGGTGGACAGCCTGAACCCGGTTCTGGCGTTGGCAATGGCCGGGCATGACGTGACGGAGTCGACATCGCCGCCGACGCTCAAGACAGCGGCATAA
- the infA gene encoding translation initiation factor IF-1, with translation MAKEELLELDGVVDEVLPDSRFRVTLENGAIVAAYASGRMRRHRIRILAGDRVRLELSVYDLTKGRINFRHKDDHASTASPRKRFVRR, from the coding sequence TTGGCAAAAGAAGAGCTATTGGAACTGGACGGCGTCGTCGACGAAGTTCTTCCGGACAGCAGGTTCCGCGTGACACTGGAAAACGGCGCGATTGTCGCCGCCTACGCATCGGGGCGCATGCGCCGCCACCGTATCAGGATCCTCGCAGGTGATCGGGTAAGGTTGGAGTTGTCTGTCTACGATCTGACCAAGGGCCGCATCAATTTCCGGCACAAGGACGACCACGCATCGACCGCTTCGCCACGCAAGCGATTCGTGCGACGCTAG
- a CDS encoding cold-shock protein: protein MDTGTVKWFNDSKGFGFITPDAGGDDLFAHFSEIRGDGFKTLAEGQKVSYETKSGPKGLQASNITPL from the coding sequence ATGGATACCGGTACCGTCAAGTGGTTCAACGACAGCAAGGGCTTCGGCTTCATCACGCCCGACGCGGGTGGTGACGATCTGTTCGCGCACTTCTCCGAGATTCGCGGCGATGGCTTCAAGACCCTCGCCGAAGGCCAGAAGGTCAGCTACGAGACCAAGAGCGGCCCCAAGGGCCTGCAGGCGTCGAACATTACCCCCCTGTAA
- a CDS encoding TRIC cation channel family protein has product MKTTTKLVPAADLAGTAVFAIEGAVAAMRGGLDLLGVMVVAFTVALGGGGRRAGLPPVVAAVGAGTACFALRLTAVRYGWQLPRAQL; this is encoded by the coding sequence ATGAAAACTACAACGAAGCTCGTTCCAGCAGCCGATCTGGCTGGCACGGCCGTGTTCGCCATCGAAGGCGCGGTCGCCGCAATGCGCGGCGGCCTTGATCTGCTCGGCGTGATGGTCGTCGCGTTCACCGTCGCGCTCGGTGGCGGCGGCCGTCGGGCAGGATTGCCGCCCGTCGTTGCGGCAGTGGGTGCGGGCACCGCCTGCTTTGCCCTGCGGCTCACCGCCGTACGCTATGGCTGGCAACTGCCGCGCGCGCAGCTCTGA
- the rpsU gene encoding 30S ribosomal protein S21, protein MTTVTLKVNEPIDVALRRFRRSIEKTGLIRELRSRTGYEKPTTERKRKKASAVARQRLRAKRMLPPRKMY, encoded by the coding sequence ATGACAACAGTTACGCTCAAGGTCAACGAACCAATCGATGTCGCTCTGCGGCGATTCCGACGTAGCATCGAGAAAACCGGGCTGATTCGCGAGTTGCGCAGTCGCACCGGCTATGAAAAGCCCACGACGGAACGCAAGCGGAAGAAGGCCAGCGCCGTCGCCCGACAACGCTTGCGGGCGAAGCGCATGTTGCCGCCTCGCAAAATGTACTAG
- a CDS encoding SagB/ThcOx family dehydrogenase has translation MDRLKHALLDYHERSKHRLDFYASGPGRLDWATQPDPFRVFHGAPRVDLPLAADTLATRYNALRCGNLPPAHGFDLSSLAILFELSLGLSAWKSYGAQRWALRCNPSSGNLHPTEGYLLCPALPGLSAGVYHYLSRDHALEHRAAVDDPQWSEAFSESGVLVGISSIHWREAWKYGVRAWRYCQQDCGHVVAAMSYAAAALGWQTRLMEAAADDAVAGLLGVDRREDFMEAETEAPDLLLWIGNPETRPDLESMQIALDRAQWHGRANRLSSGHVTWPGIDSIHRVTHKAGTREPPSRNPEQCSAPATPALDLSFARIARQRRSAVNFDGTTRIGDAAFFSMLTCLLTHPGTPPWNALMSPAAVHAALLVHRVDGLEPGLYMLVRTPGALPELKRSLRPEWLWQKTGPDLLPLYLLLPYDLRTVARLICCHQDIGADSCFALGMIARFEIALKQPWRYRHLFWECGMLGQALYLEAEAAGVRATGIGCFFDDEMHALLGAKDHVWQSLYHFTVGGAVDDPRLSAFPPYQIQP, from the coding sequence ATGGATCGGTTAAAGCATGCGCTGCTTGATTATCACGAACGCAGCAAGCACCGTCTCGACTTCTACGCGTCTGGCCCCGGGAGGCTCGACTGGGCAACCCAGCCGGACCCGTTCCGGGTGTTTCACGGCGCACCGCGCGTCGATCTGCCGTTAGCCGCGGACACCCTGGCCACGCGCTACAACGCGTTGCGTTGCGGCAACCTGCCGCCCGCGCACGGATTCGATCTATCCAGTCTGGCCATCCTGTTCGAACTCTCACTCGGCTTGTCGGCGTGGAAATCCTATGGCGCTCAGCGGTGGGCACTGCGCTGCAACCCTTCGAGCGGAAATCTGCATCCGACCGAGGGCTATCTTCTGTGTCCGGCTCTGCCCGGCTTGTCTGCAGGCGTCTACCACTACCTGAGCCGGGATCATGCGCTGGAACATCGCGCTGCGGTGGACGACCCGCAATGGAGCGAGGCGTTTTCGGAAAGCGGTGTCCTGGTCGGCATCAGCTCGATCCACTGGCGCGAAGCCTGGAAGTACGGCGTGCGCGCGTGGCGCTACTGCCAACAGGATTGCGGCCATGTCGTCGCTGCGATGAGTTACGCGGCAGCAGCGCTTGGCTGGCAGACGCGATTGATGGAGGCGGCTGCGGATGATGCCGTGGCTGGCTTGCTGGGAGTGGACCGCCGCGAAGATTTCATGGAAGCCGAAACGGAGGCGCCGGATCTTCTGCTCTGGATTGGCAACCCCGAGACGCGACCCGATCTCGAGAGCATGCAGATCGCTTTGGACAGGGCACAGTGGCACGGACGCGCCAATCGGCTGAGTTCGGGACATGTGACGTGGCCGGGCATCGATTCGATTCATCGCGTCACACACAAGGCCGGTACTCGCGAACCACCCTCGCGGAACCCGGAACAGTGTTCGGCGCCGGCGACGCCAGCTCTCGATCTCAGCTTCGCCAGAATCGCCAGGCAGCGTCGCAGCGCGGTGAATTTCGATGGCACGACGCGCATCGGCGACGCGGCTTTTTTCAGCATGCTGACCTGCCTGCTGACACATCCCGGCACGCCGCCGTGGAATGCGCTGATGTCTCCCGCCGCGGTGCATGCGGCGCTATTGGTGCATCGCGTCGACGGCCTGGAGCCGGGCCTCTATATGCTCGTCAGAACCCCGGGCGCACTGCCGGAGCTCAAGCGATCCCTGCGTCCGGAATGGCTGTGGCAAAAGACCGGGCCGGACCTTCTGCCGCTCTATCTTCTACTGCCTTACGATCTGCGCACGGTGGCAAGGTTGATCTGCTGCCACCAGGATATCGGCGCTGATTCCTGTTTTGCGCTTGGAATGATCGCGAGATTCGAAATCGCGTTGAAGCAGCCCTGGCGGTATCGCCATCTGTTCTGGGAATGCGGCATGCTTGGCCAGGCGCTCTACCTCGAAGCAGAAGCTGCCGGCGTGCGCGCGACGGGGATTGGCTGCTTTTTCGACGATGAAATGCACGCGTTGCTCGGCGCGAAGGATCACGTGTGGCAATCCCTGTATCACTTCACCGTCGGTGGCGCGGTGGACGATCCACGTCTGTCGGCATTTCCGCCGTACCAGATTCAGCCTTGA
- a CDS encoding DUF1488 domain-containing protein has translation MGKSDAALNFPNPSRSYDMSRHCVCFWGYDNSREITFLVDDAMLAKLNADMDSSEPALLAAFDRNRDRILGLARELYNGGPQNRYTIS, from the coding sequence ATGGGAAAAAGCGACGCGGCACTCAACTTTCCTAATCCCAGTCGCTCCTACGACATGTCCAGACACTGTGTGTGCTTCTGGGGCTACGACAATTCCCGCGAGATTACCTTTCTGGTCGACGATGCGATGCTGGCGAAACTGAACGCCGACATGGATTCCAGCGAGCCCGCGTTGCTTGCGGCCTTCGACCGCAACCGCGACCGGATTCTGGGGCTCGCCAGAGAGCTTTACAACGGCGGTCCCCAGAACAGGTACACGATCTCGTAA
- a CDS encoding Crp/Fnr family transcriptional regulator — protein sequence MSGQSFPIENHLLAALPPEGFAHISPQLVLVDMPLGKVLYESGGALSHVYFPTTAIVSLLYVMEDGSSAEIAIVGNDGLIGIALFMGGETTPSRAIVQSAGHAYRLDARILKDEFRRGGSMQRLLLRYTQALITQMAQTAVCNRHHSIDQQLCRWLLLSLDRLPSSELKMTQELIANMLGVRRSGVTEAALKLQDAGLIRYNYGHIEVLDRAGLEKRVCECYGVVRREFDRLLPDLKRL from the coding sequence ATGTCGGGGCAGTCCTTTCCGATTGAAAATCATCTGCTCGCAGCCTTGCCGCCAGAAGGTTTCGCGCATATTTCGCCGCAGCTTGTGCTGGTCGACATGCCGTTGGGAAAGGTGCTGTACGAGTCGGGTGGTGCGCTCAGTCATGTCTATTTTCCGACGACAGCCATCGTCTCGCTGTTGTACGTGATGGAGGACGGTTCGTCGGCCGAAATTGCCATCGTCGGCAACGACGGGTTGATCGGCATCGCGCTGTTCATGGGGGGCGAAACGACCCCGAGCCGCGCGATCGTCCAAAGCGCAGGACACGCTTACCGACTCGATGCGCGCATCCTGAAAGACGAGTTCCGTCGAGGCGGTTCGATGCAGCGGCTCCTGCTGCGCTACACCCAGGCACTCATCACCCAGATGGCGCAAACAGCCGTATGCAATCGACATCACTCGATCGATCAGCAGCTTTGTCGATGGCTCCTGCTCAGCCTCGATCGCCTGCCATCGAGCGAACTGAAAATGACGCAGGAGCTGATCGCCAACATGCTCGGTGTCCGACGATCGGGCGTGACGGAAGCCGCGCTGAAACTTCAGGATGCCGGGTTGATCCGGTATAACTACGGGCACATCGAGGTACTGGATCGCGCCGGGCTTGAAAAGCGTGTGTGCGAATGCTACGGCGTGGTCAGGCGGGAATTCGACCGCTTGCTCCCTGATTTGAAACGCCTTTAG
- a CDS encoding polysaccharide deacetylase family protein, whose protein sequence is MLLSATRFPILMYHQIRPLPPPSDRLRSLSVAPDAFRRQMTLFRRLGYRGLSVRELQPYLRGERSGKVFGISFDDGFLDVLTQAMPVLDELGFTATCYFVAGRFGGENDWDAGADTARSPLMTCEHMLAWRDHGHEIGSHTLDHVALSRVPAHMSDLQVTESKRRLEALSGRRVESFCYPYGELSASVRDQVAAAGYGNATTTRRGCADASDDPFLLPRVPVAGGVGALRLLFKCARWRVRGRG, encoded by the coding sequence ATGCTTCTGTCCGCCACACGCTTTCCGATCCTGATGTATCACCAGATACGCCCGCTGCCGCCGCCGTCCGATCGGCTGCGCAGCCTGAGCGTCGCGCCCGACGCGTTCCGCCGCCAGATGACGCTGTTCAGGCGGCTCGGCTACCGCGGCCTGAGCGTGCGCGAACTGCAGCCGTATCTGCGCGGGGAGCGCAGCGGGAAAGTCTTCGGCATTTCGTTCGACGACGGCTTTCTCGACGTGCTGACGCAGGCGATGCCCGTGCTGGACGAGCTCGGGTTCACGGCGACCTGCTACTTCGTCGCCGGACGGTTCGGCGGCGAGAACGACTGGGATGCGGGCGCCGATACCGCGCGCTCGCCGCTCATGACGTGCGAGCACATGCTCGCGTGGCGCGATCACGGCCATGAAATCGGCTCGCATACGCTCGATCACGTCGCGCTGTCGCGCGTGCCCGCGCACATGTCGGACCTTCAGGTAACTGAATCGAAGCGGCGGCTCGAAGCGTTGAGCGGCCGGCGCGTCGAATCGTTCTGCTATCCGTACGGCGAGCTGAGCGCGAGCGTCCGCGATCAGGTCGCCGCCGCGGGATACGGTAATGCGACGACGACCCGGCGCGGCTGCGCCGATGCGTCCGACGATCCGTTTCTGCTGCCGCGGGTTCCGGTGGCGGGTGGTGTCGGTGCGCTTCGGTTGTTGTTCAAATGCGCGCGGTGGCGGGTTCGGGGGCGTGGGTAG
- a CDS encoding type II toxin-antitoxin system HicB family antitoxin: MEYPIFITRQEGSGYRGWLPDFPGVDVEGDSYSELANAANDRVDALYDQCARLVPSPTTDMTALQASCIDDGDGIWRFIDIARPTSCSVLVLLCLPKELVEKIDAVAKSRHISREALVAECTKGIGVPASRSSCHELVLA, from the coding sequence GTGGAATACCCCATTTTTATCACCCGACAGGAAGGCTCAGGCTATCGCGGTTGGCTACCGGATTTTCCTGGCGTGGACGTGGAGGGCGACTCGTACAGCGAGCTGGCAAACGCCGCAAACGATCGGGTCGATGCACTGTATGACCAATGCGCGCGCCTCGTCCCCTCCCCGACAACGGACATGACGGCATTGCAGGCGTCTTGTATCGACGACGGCGACGGAATCTGGAGGTTCATCGATATTGCCCGGCCGACGTCGTGTTCGGTGCTGGTCTTGCTATGCCTCCCCAAGGAGCTCGTGGAAAAAATCGATGCGGTGGCGAAATCGCGCCATATAAGCCGCGAAGCGTTGGTGGCCGAGTGTACGAAAGGAATTGGCGTACCCGCATCGCGGTCTTCGTGCCACGAACTTGTCCTGGCGTAG